A stretch of DNA from Cryptomeria japonica chromosome 4, Sugi_1.0, whole genome shotgun sequence:
TGTTTGCAACATCATCAAAACACTTTCAGCTTCATCAAGCACTCATGAATGTCAATGCCATTGCTATTGCTATTCTTGGAGATTCAGTTTTCATTGTGAAGTCCATTCAACCATCTTGTCAGTGGACGTTGCAATGTAATGTTTATTTGATCAAATATTCAAGCAGTTTGATTGTTTGTTGACACCTTTAGTAACCACTTTCAACCCCAAGATTGCCCTAAAATTTCTCTTGTTTTGGAAAATATTCATATAGTAGATTTTCTACTCAAAaacatatttttaattattaaaaaacaaaaagggTGCACTTTCAAACACTTATTTTCACAATAAAATAACAATTAGACATTCAAGTTTACAATTTTACACTTACTCTCTGTTTCACTCTGATTTCAAGTTCTATTTCCAATGATCCATATTGAATCTTCAGTGTCCTAGATGATGGTGTTATTTGAAATTCAGCTTCTTAGAAAGTTTAATGATGTTTTAACAGTTTTACAAAGGCAAAGCTATACAATATTTTTTTCCATTATCttccttttattttttaattataatttgttGTCCCCCAGTTGTCCCCAAAATTGTCGGAATTTTTTGTATTCTCAAAACCAAATACCCACaagcctttgtcccaccctcctttAAACTCAAAGAATAATAATATTAAACAAACTCAATCCAATTAACCTTGAACCCAGCTTCTCCCTGACTACCACACCTATATCAGTGCCTTCTAACATGTAAGATAGGCCTTATTAAATCAAGCATCAAAATTTCACTAGTTCATGTCATTAATTTCTGGACACAATATGAGTGCTTCTTCAAAGCTGGAAACTGCACAATGGCACATAATCAGACAGTGTGGCACCAAGATAGCCTTAGAAACACGACAAACCCTTCCGATGAGAACCAATTGCTAGATAATAAATGGACACTTTATGGATGAGTACTTTCGTATAAGAAGAGCAACAATGATATTTAGGTACCACAAATTGGATCAGATGATAGGAATTGTCCTAAACATCCCTTAGACATATCTTCAACTTTCCTGGCACTTATTTTGCACTTGTCTCATATCTTTAGCAAAGATAAAGAACAACACAAGTACTTCAGTGATAGATATCCTGCCGTGCTACTACGCtccaaatttttatttaaaattcttCCAAACATCATGCACAGTACCCTTTATACTTTCCAATCAAAGTTGAAAGTGAAACTAACAAAGATGAGAAAAAAAATTCTCTAAGAATTTCTTTAAACTATGGAAGGGTTTCATTTGAGCAGACAACATATATATTCTATGAAAACAGCAAAAAGGAGGAAATTCAGTGCTTAACATTGATGAATAAGGAGCTTTGTTACATAACAGATGAATTCATCATGTCAATATTGTGCTTGGAAACTAGAAATGTCCTATCAAGAATGATTTTTAAAATGGCAACTCATATAAATGGAAACTAAggtcaaaaaaaataattataccTCCTTTGTGCATATAACAAATTTGTGAATGATGCATACAACACCTCTTTAAAAGAATTTATGAGCCTAAAACAGACATTTTTGTACATAATTTATCCATATAGATCCTCATTGCATTGCCTACCTAACACACATTTATTCAGATTTCAAGTCTTCTTAAAAGGAAAACAGAGACAATGGAAATTTAAGATATATTTAATAACCCAATCTGTACCACAATAGAATCCACTATGCAATCAAACTACAAGAGTCCGTGCTGTACAATATCCACTCACTTACCAAAAACAGAAGAAAAAACTTGTAATTTCGTGCACCAACACAATTGACCACCCAAACACAATGGTGATCCATTTTCAAAATGCATCTCCCACCTGGAATATTGACAAGTATACCAAAAAATGAAAGAGTTTACAAAGTTAGAAACGAAGTAAGAAGGCAAAGATTGGACAAAATTATGCCCACAAAAAGAGCAAAAGATACATACAAAGAAAACTCCCTGTGATGAGAACAATAATCAGATAAGTATGGAATCAAAAGATACCTCCATTTCTCATCAACACAATAATAGAACCATGAACAACTATTCACAGGAATGTATGGATCTTAAAATATGAAAATGCCATTTAATTGAAAGAACGAGAGAAAATCTTACAAACACAGCAATGATGACAGCGTGGAGGCTTAAACTGACAGCATTTCCTGCAGTACCGAAGCcttgaatttgaagaagcatttaTGCCTGATATTTGTTGAAAGGTCTGTCTAGGTATACTAGGTGAACAGGTCAATGGTACAGTCTCCCCACTCTCTTCGTCTACTACTGGTTTCCAACTTGATGGCACACTCCCCGGATCGGTAAAAACCACCGCAAAGTAACTCCACAATAACATCCCCAACTGCAAGCACGTTAACAAATCTTCAAATTTCCTCTTCCAAAACCAAATGAAACAAAAAAacagattaaaattttgagatttcCACAGTGCATATATCTTTGTACCTATTTCTTATGAATAAACTGCACATGTGATATGATAACTCAGAAGAATTTCATACAAACAATAAATTTGACCTATAGTCCAAAACACAGATTCGTGTGGTACGCTGTTTACGTGTCACCATTCAAAGACTTTGGATTCACTCGGTACTCACCAATAAATGGAAGAGAACCAACACCACAAAAGATTGTAAGGCTTTAACTCCTCCTTTCAGTAAATCCGGTCCATAGTTTGCTATCACAACTGCATAATATGTTGATCCAACGATCCCTAAGACGACAAGAATCATGATAGAGCCAAGGCCTCTCAGGGCCGTGCAGAATCTGAACACGTTCCATGACATGTGAAATCGGAACCTCTGCATATAAATGGAGGACTATACAATTGAAATAAACCAAAAGAAATATCCCTGAAAGTACCACGGAGGACAATTCTTTGACTCCGAAGGACAGAAATAAAACTCTAATCAAAACTGGACCCGTCAATGCCTTGATGTAGGCAATCTCCAAACTGAAAACTAATTAGCTTCAATAGCGGAACTTCTTCGCTAGCTCAAGCCAGGTCCTTCAATTCCTTTATGTAGCAATCTCCAACTTTAAATTCATATATCAGTATAACTTCAAACTAACAGCCCTTAACTTGCAGAGAACACTTCTTTATTTCGCAAGGGCAAAAACGAATCCCTAAATTAATCCAAGCCCTTGATGTGAATAATCTCTAGACTGCAAAATATAGAGCTTCATATACAGAGATTCTATGATTCCGATGAAGCAACAATGAAACCTTCAATAAAACAAGGCCACAGtctccaaaataaaaaatttatagatCGGTAGATAATCTTCAAACGCAGAGTTTCTGTGCGCAACAAGCTTACTTCTTTAACACCTTCATGTATTCAAAGATCCTGGAAAATAAGTCTAATCAAACATCGCAGCCTCGGTGGTCATTGCTCTGGAAAATATTTGCAATCCTCCTCGGCATTTAAGAAATTTTATGGAAATATTACGGAATTCAGGAAATAAATAAGTCGTCACGTACAATCAACCGTTTGGAGTAATTTTTAGCTCTGGAAATATTTTCCCTTGCTTGAGATCCACGAAAAGGAATCTTCAACTAACACCTGACATTCACAATTTCAACGTGTTTTTTCAAAGCCGAACTTTTATGAGACATTCAGCGCCATTTCAACTGAAATTACAGTTTTTGCAATGCTTTTCGTTGAAATTTTAAAACTAAACTAAGATTAGGTAAACAAAAAAGCATCAAACCTGCAACAGCCAGTTCATGAGACACACCTTCCCCGATAAATATCTCAATCAAACCCTTAGATTTTACATAATTAAAATCAACAGAGGTTGAAATTTCCCCTGGaagaaaaagttttttttaaatccAACTCAGAATTTCAAACGTAATAccgtgttgcaaaaaaaaaaaaaaaagctcggATTTTTAAAGAATAATTGAATCTTGTTCAAAAACGTGTCTACATTTCGGCGTTAAAACAAAATTCTATATTTTAGAGAAGAAAAGACGGAGTACCTGAAGTGAGAATTTCTAATCCAAGTTCGCCGGCGTAGCATTTCTGAGGGGattaaagaaatatttttcttccaaaattctaTATTTTAGAGAAGAAAAGATGGAGTACCTGATGTGAGAATTTCTAATCCAAGTTCGCCGGCGTAGCATTTCTGAGGGGattaaagaaatatttttcttCCATTGGGTCAATTTGCAAAATGTTCCGCCCATGGTTTTTAATTATttctaatattttcttttttgaagAGGGAAAGACTAAaatcccctttttaaataaatatatatagttaCGCGAGGCTTAAATAGTTGGCATCTACATctaaaataaacattaccaaacTAGGCAAATGGTCTTTTTTAAGGTAAAATTTCTTTTAAACTAACTACAGTCGCATGGTTTGCATGCAAGGGAAGTGGATAGGGCGAAGTATTCCGGAATTGATTGTTCTAGTATTGGTGgtttttatttgtaaattttgtttTAACCGTGGACTTGATATTGGGTTGTTGTATTAAGTAAAGGTAATGGTATATCAATGTGTAATGTtattgaagaggaagaaaaagaaaaaaaattatggtgttaaTATTGTATGTTTATGTTTAGTAATGGAAggttactttttttttttgtaaagggATGgtagaaaatgtaggagaatgtaaAAAGTGATTGTTTGTGTTTTTTTGTGATAGGTGTTGTTTGTTTTTTTGATACAAGTGGAAATGTCTTATATTTtggtttaatttttatattttaataaccttttttttctatttttattggaAGGTTGAATGTAGGAATGTTTTAAATGTAGATTGTTAACGGAGCATGCATTAGCAGGTTGTTTTGGTTTGATCATGAGCAATAATTGTAGTTCTCATCAAACAGTGCCAAGTAAACTATAGTTGTTTCTTTATACGTATCTTTCAACCCAAAACGCATTAGTTTTCTCACATTCCTACCGCCTCCTTATATAGTTATTGtgtgatgaaaaatgtgtgtgctaaaCTAAGGGCTAAAAATAAACCTAATTAACCGAACAAACACAATGCATCATACATCTCAAGATTAGAATGGTAAAACTAAAATGgagaacaaaatgataaacaaatgcaaaccataattTCCGCTTTAATTTGATTATTCCACGATTGGATGTGTTCTCATGATGTAGCTTCGGATgttcgatattgctccatgatagcaaatgcaaatgataatgaattgatggatgaaaatgataatggataggTTGAGTAATGATTTTGGCAGAGTAATGGGATGATGTATGAAAAAGTAGATGATTTGGTCTAAAATGAGGGGGATTAAATAGGCAAGGtgaggaagggaaggggaggtgaagaggagacacttgtcctccatagaggacaagtggctcaactagaaaGAAAATGAATGACGTGTGTCCTCCtatctattttgggcaaagccactcaaaaataggaagagtgacatgtgtccttagggacacatgtctattttggaaaAGGCCACCCAAAACAGGATACTTTCCCCAAAATAAGTAATTGGTTAAGATATGCACACACATGGGGGAAGAGGTTGGaagggataggatagggttggttagggaGGATGACTAGGATAGGGTAGTTGGTTAAATAGTAGGagacatgtgctcaaataggaatttgagcttaattaattaatcaatgtgCTTGGAAAAGggggggatttaattaattaaagtaattaatcaaaaggggtgGAGAACTAGGATAATTAAActattagattaattaattgggaggataggataattaattaattagattaattaattaggaggataagattggaaaattaattaattaggaattggaagaaaggggtttgggaaattaattaattaagaattaattaataggaagaaatggggtttaaatttgattaaattaattagtcaaattttggtgtctacaTTCCCCTCTTCTTGGTGGCACTAGAATAGAGTCAGTGCAAAGACAATAAGACACTTgcgagagaagaaaaagaaaggggggGCGAGAAAATGCCCCAGGCGAACGAAGGAATGGGTAggaatgccccctcgagagggtgcacAAGGAAAAATGAACTGGGCGGTGTCTCGAAATAAACATTGCCCCATTGAACGGGATAGAAGAGAAGAGGCAAAACGGAAAGGGgagaaaaatgcaaatgcaatggatgatatggatgaaatgatcGTGGAACGCGAGCACCTGTGAAATAGGACGCcatgtagtgagcacttattttgatttagcattgtatgtgagtcactaaggtataaggaaccaaggtggaATTTCACAGCCAATGCATGGACTAACACATATAAACAAACACACAGGTTAATCTAGCGCCACACAGAGTTACAGAGACCCTACAGGCACCGGTGCTAGAAAAACCCCAAGCagaagatatgccccaatgtaacatgagataatAGAGACCTCATGAGGGAACAACAAAGGGACATGCCAAAAAGGCACACCAAGCAAAAAcaaaaagcaacaagatcacatcccGAGCCTTGGTATTCCCagtgcaccatgatataaaggatcatgaCGACCAAGAGGAAACAGGAcccgaggagcttaaaaagataaacaaagataaaaacgaATCAAAGCCAACATGAGTGTCTCAAATGTCTTTTGCCAAAAGGATGAAtgattggattaggattggatgatgtctgacttgaggaaggatacattcTGCGCAGACTGATGATGggtgttggtgagaaggatacatctcaGAACAACATCAGGATAAAAGATTAATGATGATCAACAAAAGGATCTTTATAGtatcatgatgacaaagatgctctTGGATGATTGCTAAGGAACTAGTTGATGGGATATGATCTTGAAGGACGGGACCAACTGACGCCTATGTACAGTAACACCTATatacaagatgtacaagagatatgGATGACAGAAGAAGACCTAGGGACAGGCATGATGCTGCCCCAGTCAAGATGAAAAACCATGAGAGATTgatgatggattgattgatgggaTCAAGTCTTGCAGCAAGGCTGGGAACAAAACCATGGATGCGAATGGATGATTGACCTTGGATAGCGAAGGATATGGATAAGATTCGAACATAATGGTGGATGCAAGAAGCAGATAGATTGATTAGACGGATGGGCAAAGGAGGGTTTCGAAAATGACGGTGGTTTTGTGACTGGaggggaaaaaaaaaagaaaaaaaaaagcattttggcatgaaaaagaaagacaaaaggggAAGGGCGGGATTGCATTTCCACTATGGCAGGAATGCGCTCCCGCCTGAGGGAAGGGATGGCAGGAGTGCATTCCCGTCGTGGTGGGAATGCGCTCTTGCCACTAGGAGGGTTGAAGGATGGCGCTCCCGCCACCGGGAAGGCTAGCGGGAGTGCATTCTCATCGTGGTGAGAATGCGCTCTGGCCACTAGGAAGGGCCAACGAGAGGGTGTTCCCGTCGTGGCAGGAATGTGCTCCCACTACCGGGAAGGGCCGACAGGAGGGTGTTCCTATCGTGGTGGGAATGTGCTCCCGCTACCAGGAAGGCTGGCGGGTGTGCATTCCCGTTGTGGCGGGAGTACACTCCCACCATCGAAAGGGATGGCGGGAAGGCATTCTCGTCGTTGCAAGAATGCACTTCCGCCACTGAAAGGGGAGGTGGCAAGAGGACATTCCCACCATGGCAGGAATGCACTCCTGCATGAAAGGGAGAGGAACCAAACATGGATGGGGGGAAGGAGGACACAGGATCGCGCGGGGAAGACAAATCGATTGGACTACGGGTACCATGGGATACCATGCAAAGAAAAGTGGGACGCGATGACCATGTAGATGGGCTAATTGGATGGATGGCATTGGATTGGATGGGAGTAGCCTAGGGCGAGATACCAAGGACAAGAGATGAAAAAGGCGATGGAATGATAGGAGGAGAGGAATGAAAGGATGGGGGATTGGATGAAAAGGATGCAAAGACGAAAGCATTATGGATATGGACAAGAGATGAAAGGATGAGGGACAAAGGGACAAAGGTAAACGATGATTGGGAGAGGAACCGATTATGAATGAAGGAATGGAGGAACATGGAGATCTAAGGATAGGTAGGTGAATGGATATGCATGAAATGATGGGGGAAGCAGGAGATGAGGATTGGTGGATGAATGGATGTGGATGAAATGATGGAGGAACcaggagataaggattggtggatggtTGGATATGATAAGATTTGTACGAGATGGCGGATTATAAGGAGTAGAGGGATTGATAGGACAAATTGACATTAGATTGCGTGGAGGTAGCCTAGAGCTAaataccaatgacaagggatgcAAGAGGCGATGGAATGATATGAGTGGAGGGATGAAAGGATGGGGGATAAGATGAAAAGGATTTGTGGATGAATGGatatggatgaagggatggaggaactagGAAGGGATGCAGAAGGATTACATGGACTATAGGAAGGATGAGTGGATAAAAGGGTGAATGGAGGAAAAGGATTGGTGGatggtgtaatgccctgccaggaaccccaaaggaaaaaccacacatctaggcaactaagggtgaaataattttttatttatttttttaaagtataaatcacattaagggcattaattactacattgcacaataataacacaagcggaagactaacaccagaattcctaaagggttaccaacgaagaattataataaaagttaaattccacaattacgattaatccaattatccatcattaCTCAATGAACATAATAAACCATATACAataacaaattacaccatttaaagattgaaagagtaacaatataattttctcttaaattaagcatttacacaaatcatatagaaagctgataaataacatccaaaacttaggattacattgaccataaaatacatggcttccaataatacattcaAAGTTAAAAACTTtatcaaatacaaggttacataaattcattgatacaattgaccacataggtctccaaagaataataatctccaacatgagatagagcatgagtcacaaaccacaggaacacctacgaagccaatcctcgcatgaaggtacgaacaagaatatccgatggaaagtggcactaccacccgaccatgtgatcccaaaatagaatcaccccactgtgctaggagatagcagaggaccctcaagaagGCATAAACAAGACAAGGATGACAGTACAaaatgactccacaatactccatgTGACTCGACCTCACAATACATTAGTGACCCTcaagagagagtgtcattgcatagcttatgatggttaccctaggtatgcctccataggtcccggcccccatcctgggttatcctagtaacttTTCCCGAACCCCtagttccatctaagtctcatgcggaccctaccaacccttcgtgaagacaaggtggtcggtttgccattccaggccttttcactacatcttgagcctatatgagcactcaaccatgtgcggggtacaatatcttaattaatattaaaactacccaccccctaatcaattattaggttatcacttattaactgactttcgaggggttatcctgccaaccacttcgggtgtggccccacttgaaagccactctctcataggacactaaacgaACATGGTCAatctacgaggaccctatggcgaataaacaaccataacaccactatccaaatacaagtggccaAAAATAAAGACATACTAACCcatggttaaccataaggaataagcactgcatggttaagacaacaaggtcATAATACATTACTTGGTCAAGAGATACAAAATACGCCACAACAGGATGACTAACAAGAACGAAGGATAACAACCAATTAAACCCCTTGCAAGAAAAGTTAATTTCACTAAGTCCCAACACAGTCAATCTTTAAAAATAATAGCATCATATATACTTGCAATTTCAtcgtttaaattaaataaaacatcacTAGGGAAATTACGATAAATTCAAGTCATCATTGCACTGATAGGACTAGAAGTCTAACTAATCATAATAATCAATTTACTTCTTTTAATTTGAACCAGTAAAAATCACAATGAATAAATGAACAAACACCCCAAAATAAATAGCACATTtattctaaaggcatcatttaattTGTAAATTTAAACCATTTTGTTAaactattaataaattaataaaatactaactttatattattattttttagcggtaattggccgaagcctgaatagcttttgactggagctatgaactagtggggacacagtagggggtcccatccccattacatctctttgaattattattattattattattattattattattattattattattattatgtttgattagattgaccccaagaccttcctcatcccatggaaggccaagagtcacaacttagaattccacttcagatgtccctattgggaattgaacttgggtctccacagtgagaacccagtgttttaaccagttaagctcaaccccttggataaATACTaactttatattattaatatttattaaccaCAAATATTTTTTAATACACAATATTATATTAatctcattattattatttttaatatataaaaaaatagtaaaaaaaaaaaagaaactttaattaataaataaaaaaattatttcacccttagttgcctagatgtgtggtttttcctttggggttcctggcagggcattacagatGGATCAAGTTACTGATGAAATGATGGAGGAACTGGGAGGTccaaggattggtggatggatggatatgataagGTGGAGGGATGGAGGAACTGGAATATAAGGATGGGTGGATGACTgaatatgataagatgaccgacagAGGGATGGGAAGCTAAGGGAAGTGGatggaagatagggtgatgggTAAATAAGGACTATGAAGGAAAAATGTGATAGGGGAGTGGaagccaagaggtgtccaaagaaTGTATACATAGTGGCCTTTTCTTTTCATCAAGATCCaaggaggatggaggaagtgaaatggatGGGATATGATAGATATGGTAGGCAGATGGAATGGAGAAGGAAATGGCCAAATGGGCAAAAGAGCTTGCCTCCAAGTGCAAAGAGCAAAAGGATGAGGGGAATTACACATgatgcatgtttaccaggttttcatcatggtacttgtccaaggcacccatttgccaagttttcacaacTGGAcaaattttttctctttttttttatttttctggtatttttttattttttcgatttttttggtaTTTCTGATTTTTGGGAGGAAATCCATGGATGGATATGGAGGATAGATGAATGGAGGACTCAAGAATAAAGTTCCATATCAAGGTATTAGGAGCCCATTTGTAGTGATCACtagatgttggtacaactttattaggaaggAGTGGATTATgtaaaggcttggattagatggttttgatggggaatgtaaTGGATATGGTAGTGGCAAGTGTTTGGATGGAAGGAGGGAAAGTGAGTGTGATGGGGGGATGTTTTCTtgaccaacattggcacatgttgtgaAGGATGTCGGATGAGTGGAGGAGAGATGTATGTAGCATGTGAATATGATGGAGGCATtatgataggtagctttgggacatatgtacccaaaatagatttaggagatggagggggagaatGTTTAGTTGGTGAAATAGCAAATTTGGATGTCATTAGAGATTTTTCTTTTGGATGAACTGCTTCTTTttgctttgggatccacattgtttttgctttttctttagtgggcctttgcggcctgtgggattcattgcatt
This window harbors:
- the LOC131034991 gene encoding probable protein S-acyltransferase 14, with the translated sequence MQRFRFHMSWNVFRFCTALRGLGSIMILVVLGIVGSTYYAVVIANYGPDLLKGGVKALQSFVVLVLFHLLLGMLLWSYFAVVFTDPGSVPSSWKPVVDEESGETVPLTCSPSIPRQTFQQISGINASSNSRLRYCRKCCQFKPPRCHHCCVCGRCILKMDHHCVWVVNCVGARNYKFFLLFLFYTFLETVLVTLALLPRFIDFFSEEEIPGSAGTLATTFFGFVLNLAFSLSVLGFLIMHISLVSHNTTTIEAYEKQVSPKWIYDLGRRKNFEEVFGTQKFYWLVPAYAEEDLRKMSVLQGLQYPPEPDMDAQEL